A stretch of Henckelia pumila isolate YLH828 chromosome 4, ASM3356847v2, whole genome shotgun sequence DNA encodes these proteins:
- the LOC140861312 gene encoding uncharacterized protein produces MEINEPFQVASIIEKLPPMWKDFKNYLKHKRKELKLEDLIVRLRIEEDNRNTEAKSHKKMLETEAKSNLAESSTSHKRKHPHDVKQKGKAKKFQGSCYNCEKDMYSTYVTVGHDRKLFMGNSATSEVVGVGNVVLKMTSGKEMTLKNVLHMPDIQKNLVSGSLLSKA; encoded by the exons atggaaatcaatgaaccattccaaGTCGCGTCTATCATTGAGAAGTTGCCTCCGATGTGGAAAGACTTCAAGAACTACCTTAAGCACAAACGTaaggagttaaaacttgaagatCTGATTGTGAGACTTCGCATCGAGGAGGACAACAGGAATACCGAGGCCAAGTCACATAAAAAGATGTTGGAGACCGAGGCCAAATCAAATCTGGCAGAATCTAGTACGAGTCATAAGAGAAAGCACCCGCATGATGTAAAACAAAAGGGGAAAGCGAAGAAATTTCAGGGAAgttgctacaactgtg AAAAAGATATGTATTCCACATATGTCACCGTTGGTCATGATCGAAAGCTGTTCATGGGAAACTCCGCAACGTCTGAAGTtgttggagtaggaaatgtAGTGTTGAAAATGACCTCGGGAAAAGAGATGACGCTCAAGAATGTGCTGCATATGCCAGACATTCAAAAGAACTTAGTTTCGGGTTCTCTTTTGAGCAAGGCATGA